TCAGTGGCACCCAGGAGGTGGGTCGTCTCGGGTAGATCTGGATCTGAAGGGCTGGgctgctgggagcctgcttctccGGTTGCTGTTACCGCTGTTGTGAACCTTGGGGCTGGCTCCTTCTCCTTTTATTCAGCTATCTGGGGAtcactccctccctcctattTCCTGCCATGACTCAGTCCCGGCTGCTCCTCCTCTGGCCTGGCAGCCACTCCTCCCAAATTCACCCTGAAGCCTTCTGAGAGGACTGAGGAGaactggggtgaggggaggagagcaTTCTTATGATCCCCAGAGAAATGGATTCTGAGACTCATGTAGTAAGAGATGTTGAGACCTGCCTTTTCGGTTCAAGTCCTCTGTCTGCATGCTGCCTACTATGGAGCAGTACACCTGCTGAACTGGGCTGGGGAAACCGGGCACTAAGGAATCCTGGGTAGGGGACAGAACAGCTACCCCAGGAGCGCCCCTCCCAGGGGGAGGCCAGGGTCGCCCTCTTTCTGCTTCCCCAGCACCCCAGGatgaaagagatggagacagggtCAAACTCCCTTTTATGCCTACTCAGGAATCAGAGATGAAGACACATACCCGGAAGCTTCAAGTTTATTCTTTATTGCTTCACTCCTCTCACATCCAAACAGCTACAGCTTCCCCCAGATCAAGTCTCTTTCCAGGAGAGCAAGCTCATGCCTCCACACTTGTTCTGAGGGGCCTGGGGCCTCCGGATTCTGGCGGTCAGTTCGGGCTCTTCCACCTGAAGGGAGGCTGGCAGCTCCCGCGAGTCTCTGCCGCAACTGTATACGAAAGCTCAGAACACTCGCTCAGCGTTTGGGACCCTGGTGTTCTGGAGCTCCAGCAGCCTCTGCACGGCCTCAGTCAAGTCCCGCTCTCCAAGCTGGCAGTTGTCTCGAGTCCGAATGTTCACTGTTCTCTTACTCTGCTCTTTCTGGCCAACCACTGCAGGAAGAGGGCAGGTTTGAGACCGTCAGGGCACATTTTTCTACATGGGATATACAAAAATTCAAGAGACCTAAATCTTTAGGAAGGGTGAGAGCAGAGGCCAGATAAGGTACAGGAAAAGGGTATATTTAGCTGCCTCTTGCTTTCCAGTTTCCTGATCATCCTGACGGATAAGGAAATGCTCCAGACATTCTCCACATGCCTTATCACTTCCAGTCCCGAGCCTAGGGGTCGGAGACAGTAGGGTCAgccacagaaaaagacaaacagaccAAGAAGCAGACCCAGAgagaaactctgtgtgtgtgggcattagagagaggggagggtggcagGGGTATAAGAAACACATGCAAGCCCCTGGGGTCATGGGGTAACTTGCTCATGGCAAGTGGGAGTGTAAAATGAGAGGATCAAGTAATCTGGCAGTTTCTGCTCCTTATCATCCCTCAGGGCTAATTCCAACTAGGTCTACAATAAACAAAGCTAACTAATTAACGCCTGATTAATCcttcctgtccctttctctctgatgCTCCTTTGGTTAATTAACCTAACAGACACCAACAGCTAGGATGGAGGTCAGAAGAAAACTGTTttcttgaaaccataaaactcctagaagaaaacatagaggtaATAATATCTTGGCATCAGCCTAAGCAACTTTATTCTGGGTATGTCTccccaggcaagggaaacaaaagcaaaaataaactactgggaccacatcaaactaaaagcttttgcatagcaaaggaaactatcaacacaatgaaaaggtaacctactgaacTGAAGAATATATCTGCAAATGataagccacctgggtggctcagctggttgggcatctgattcttgattttggctcaggtcatgatctcatggtttgtgggttcgagccccgcatcaggctctatgctggcagtgtggagcctgcttgggattctctctctctctctctctctctctctctctcactctctctctctgcccctcccctgctttctctccctctcaaaataaatactccccccaaatatacaaagaactcatacaactccactccaaaaaaccccaaatcatcatatttgaaaatgtgcAGAGGGCCTAAatggacattttccaaagaagacatatatggccaacaggtacataaaaagatgcttcaCAACactaaacatcagggaaatgcaaatcaaaaccacaatgagaaatctTTTCACACCAGGAAGAATGGTTAgcaccaaaaagacaagaaataacaagtgttggcaaggatgtggacaaaaagggaccctcacgcactgttggtgggaatgtaagctgatGCAGCCAgcatagaaaacaatatggagggtcctcaataaagattaaaaatagaaataacataatgatctagtaattccaatGCATGGTATTtacccccccaaaagaaaacattaattcaaaaagatttatgcacccctatgtttactgcagcattatttacagtagccaagacatggaagcaacccaagtgtccactgacagatacATGGATAAATACACagggtgtacacacacacacacacacacacacacacacacacacacacacgtacactggaatattactcagcctgaAAAAGAGTGAGATTTTGTATGTGTGACGACATGGGTCGACCCAGAAGGTACTacgctaagtgaagtcagtcagagaaagacaaatatcatgatttcacttttttaaaaaagtaatctctatacccaacatggggcttgaactcatgaccctgagatcaagagtcacatgctttaccaaatgagccagccaggtgccccatatatatggaatctaaaaaacaaaagaaatgaacacacacatgcacatccccaaaagaaacaatctcataaatacagagaacaaaaaagTGGTGGCTGCTAGGGTGGACAGGTTGGGGGGATGGAAGGCACAGTCGAAGGGGACTAGAGGTACAACCTTGCAATTATAAAACAAGTAAGTcatagggatgaaaagtacagcatagagaatatagtcaataatattctaataacattgtatggtgacagatggtagctacatttattgtgatgagcactgagtaatgtatagaagtgacacattgtgtgtcaactgtacttcaattaagacaaatttttaatttaattaaaaaaataaagaatattaaagttGCTATGTATATAATCAGGAgtgacaaaatatacaaaaatttaagaataaaacgTGAGTCTGAAAAGAAATGCTATCTTTGCATCAAAATACTCTGAACCTTGGGCAATTTCCCCAGGGTGAATGTAGTTCACATGATCTCAGTTCAGTCTTAAGGGGGAACTTTAGCAGAGATGTCTGAAAATACGGGCCCAACAGGTAAAATTCAAACACTTTGGCTAGCTAGCTACACAAAAACCCTAGCCTTACTCTTGAAGGTATTCACTTTCTAACATATGTTGCAATAACCCAAATCTCATCGAATGTTTTCTCACGTCTgtgattttgtactttttttgttttgttgagaataTTATTCTGCACTAGGTAAGAAAGTGCTTTTCATGCTTATGATGTGATCTTCTATGACTTGCACAAATTCAAAGAATAAATTAGtggtagaaagaaaagaagaaatgggaagcctgggtggctcatccagttaagcatctgactttggctcaggtcatgatctcatggtttgtgggttcgagccccacattgggctctatgctgacagctcagagcctgaagcctgttttggattctgtgtctccctctctttctgcccctcccctgctcatgctctgtccctctctctctctccttcagaaataaacatttaaaaaaattttttaaaaagaaaaagaaagttcttcTGAGGATGAGAACTGGTTGTCAGGGGGTGAAGGAACTGAGGGCCCAAACAGCTCAGGTGTTCTGAATCCTGGCTCCCTGAAAGTCTCGCTCAGGGACTGAGCCCTAGTTAACACAAATCCAATAGGAAAGAACAGTGTAGAAGGCTGGTGGGGGAGCATGGGGCTCGGAGGGCCTGTGCTGCTGGTCACTTACCAAACTGAAAATTGTAGTGGGCGAGCTGAGCCCGGCGGACTCTCCGGCTGAGCGTCAGCCCCGAGTCGGCATCCAGGTCGCAGACCAGccctgcagcctgcagcctccGCTGCGCCTGGGGCAGGGGTTTGAGGACGGGAATTGAAGGCTCAGGGGCTAGAGTAGCCTGATACCAATCTTCCCCATGCTGTCTTCTGTCCTCTGCCTCAAGGCTCTCTGGTTCTTGTGGACAACCCCTCCTCATTCATCTCTGCACCGAGGCCCCTCCCCAGTCCCTCATAGTTTGTCTGCTTCCTACTGAAGCTGCACCTGCCACCAATTCCCGGACTCTGCCTGCTTTGCCTGCTCTAGCCCGGCTCTACCCAACCAGCTACTTGACTCTGTACTGTCCACACCCTTCCTCTAGAAAGGAAACATGCAGCTGACATTTACTTAAGCCCCTTTTGTACCAAGTGCTCCATTGTCAGCATTTAACATCTGtgaatttgtttaattttcacacaCGAGGCAAGGAACTAGTGTCATTTCTCAGATGTGGAATATCCAGCATATATGTCAGCACCCATTCGAGCCCAGTCCTGTGGCTCCAAGTGCTATTCCCCTTCTACTGTGCTGTGTGACTTCTTCCTACCCACTGCTCAGCCCCGGACTCGCCGTAGTCCTGCGTTAGCCCCTGTGCATGCACCCCCAGTTTCTCCTCACCTCCCTGGCATATTCCTCTTGCTCAGTTCCCACAGGGATGACCACCACCTGGAACGGGGACAGCCACAGTGGCCTggttgagagagaagagaggaaggcaaactcTTTACTCTAGCTCGACTACAAATACGGCtgcagagagcagagaagagTGAGTCTAAGGGCACCAGGATCTGGGGCATGTACCATCTGGTCTGAGGACCAGAACAGAAATCTGGGGCCAGAGTTCTCACCATTTTCCGCCACAGCTTTCCGCTAGCACTCCCAACATCCTTTCCACAGAACCTAGCACTGCTCGGTGAATGACGACTGGACGCTCTGGGGCCCCCGCCTGCCTTGGAGGGAAAAAGGAGGAGGGAATAGAGGAAGTGTCACAAGATATGCACACAAGATTACCTTCTGGTTTTTAAGCAATATTCAACTCTGGTGAAGGTGTAGAGGATTTGAGTTTCATGTTAGGGACAAAGATAGAAGGAGACGCTGTTCTCCACCTACTCCACTAGCAGCCAAGGGAAAAGGGGATGAGCACGGTTCTGTACCCCTTGTACTGGAGGTCAAATCTCAGGGGCAGCTGGAAGTCAAGTTGGATTGTCCCACACTGATGGGGCCGGCCCAGGGCATCGCGGAGGTGCACGTCAATCTGGAGGAGAGAGACGGAGGCCTAAAAGCAACCAGAAGCAGTACCCTCTACTGTCTGCACCACCCACCTTCCACCTGCCTACGTGCCAGGCTGTTCTGAGAGACTCCTCACCCAGCTCTGCTGTACTCTTACTTCACTCACTGGACACCCTAGCAGCAGCTCTTTCTACCTGATAATGATATTATGACCTTAGGGGACTTTGACACAAATGACCCACCCACACCCTGGCCTCTGAATTCCTTGAGTTCGTCATTTCCGGGATGTTCACCTGCACCCACCCTATGGATACAGCCTTCATCTTGTCATCGCCCAGAATGGCTACACCTCTGGAACAGTCCATCACACACCCTGCTCTGATTATTGTCTCTTGGTTTTCTGGCTCTGACAATTATTCCTACAAATGGCTCTTTAATTTCCAGGTTGCTTAATTCCTCTATTTCCTTCCCATTCACAGGCTCCatccacctttttttctttccccatgcGGCTGGAACCACTTTCCCAGGTTCCCCTCTATCACTGTTCTTCTGTCACATCCCCATGGCAAATCCTCAACCTGGTGGcactcctgccccccacctccttgCCCCTGCAACAGAACTGCTCAGAGCTGCCCAGCATGTCCCATACCACAACAGATACATAAACGGGGATTGATGCCACCATGCAAATCCCTGTTCCGAACCTCAAGTGGACCCTGACTGCTGTCGGCAATCCCCTGCTGCCCTAATCAGTTTTGTGTCCTGTTCTCCTCAAGGACTTTCaaactttctcctctctcttcctatcttcACTGCCCCCACTAACAACTCCCCTCTTCCCTACTCCCATCTCAGCAAATGATCCTGTTTCACATTTTATGGGGAAATCAGATAATGACATCATGAGATGAAAAGTGTCTCAACTTCCTGTCACCACACTTATAGACTTCCTTGCATATGCCTCCAGCCTTTCTTCCTGACTCCAGAACAATGGCAGAGGTGGTCTCTTGTGGGCTCTCAATCCCACCCCTCAAACCTCCCCAAGAACTTCCCTCCACTGAAACCCCTTCTACAACTTCAATTTTTCCCTGACTCAAACACGTTCTCTTTTATCAGAGCTAAACATTCTTGAATTTCTCTCTTCATCAAAATCTCTTTTGACTATCCAGGCCCCTCTTGCTACTCTCTTTGCTTTTTAAGAACCAAAATTCTCAAAAGAgttatgttcattcatttacctctgactcccaccccagcctctgtACCAGAAATGGTGCTTCAACATCTAACAGCCTTTTCATGGAATCCAGTAGACACTTTCCagtccttttttccccctgacttGTTTTACTTCTTCCAACTTGCCCTGTTTACCCTGCCTCCACCTTCTGCCTGCACTGTTCCCACCTGGAACCCCTCTTTCCTTGGTCAACAATGACCTTTAAGGTTAGAAAGAGAAttctgcaggggcacctggggagctcagtctttaagcatccaacttcagcttgggtcatcatctcacagttgatgagttcgagtcctacatcgGGGGAGCCCGAGCCCCACTTCAGGGTAAACATGAGCCCTGGGTAAGCCCagggcttctctctcttcccctcacgggattctccctccctctctctctctctctctctctctcgatctttGCCCCTCGTTCActtacaccctctctctctcaaaaaaaaaaaaaaaaaaaaaaaaaaggtaaagaaagagaatcctgcaggaagcctttcctgaccctcCTGAATGAATGATATGCTCCCTTGGTACCTGCGAGCGCGGGTTCAGTGGCCCTGAAATGTCTATTTGCCTCCCACACGCCTCACAGGACCATAAGCTCCACGGGGCCAGGAAATATATTGCTCATCTTTCTATCCTatacaagttaaaaaatattcctttgtgtctATTAAATacctaataaaacaaaacaaaaaatgaataaatacaactCTTAGGAGGATCCCCAACTTACTTTAGGCCCATAAAAGGCACCATCTCCAGGGTTGAGTTCCCAGGGTTCTCCAAATTCTTCCAGGGCCCGTTGAAGGACCTTTAAAGGGAATGAGACGAGAGGAATGTATCATTTTAGACTTTATAAGCAACAGACCCCTCCAGTCCCCCAACAAATGACCTGCTTGGCATATGCCTCTATTGAGGACCCCAATTCCCATCTCCCCTCTTCTGCCAACAGAGAGTGGTTTATCTGCCTCCTCACCTGCTCAGCCTGGTCCCAAAGGCAAGGCTCGCCCAGGAAGCTAGATGGCCGGGTGGATAGAGCCAGGCGGAAGGAGAAGCCAAGGACAGTGTAGACAGAGCGGAGGAAATCAAGACAGCCTTGTATCTCTGTTTCAAGCTGGGGACAGAAAATAAGGGTGAGTGAGTTGTGTGCAACCTAGAGTTCTGGAGTGATGGGAGTTTTGGGGGAAACACAGGGCAAAAACATAGAGGAAAGCTGGGGCTATCATATAACTGACTTGTAGTAtataaagagggagacagggagcagGAGTGTTGGCAGTTCAAATGGAGAATGGAAGGCGGTTTAGAAATGCTTTGGtggagctggggaagggccaCCTGATCCGGTGCACAGAAGATGTGAGCGTCATCCTGCTGGAAGCACCGCAGCCGGGTCAGTCCCCCCAGACTGCCAGAGGCCTCGGCCCGGTGCAGGGCCCCAAAGTCTGCCAGGCGCAGGGGCAGCTCTCTCCAGGATCTGGGCCGGTGAGCGAACATCAGGCTGAGATGGGGATGAGGAAGGGTCAGGGCCACAGGGAAAAGCAGCCCCCACAGACTGCATCTCTGCCCAGTGTGCTTGCTTACTTTCTCTGCGTCATCAGCAcgccctctccccagcctgggcATGTCCTCCCCGCAAGTCCTGTCCATCCCACTCAGCACAGTTTGAGCCCTTCCTGGTTCAAAGTGCATTTCTCAGAACAATAGCAGCAGACTTCATTTACTGTGCCCCTATTGTGTGACAGGCACTGAGGTGAAAGAGGAACTTTGGACACCAACTCCAAACCCCTGATGTTATACAAGgagactaaggctcagagagacaCAATGGTTTTCCCAAATTCACAAGGTTATCTGGAGTGCAGATTTAAGACTCGAATCAGGTGTCCTAGTGCTCTGCCAAGGCGCTATTACTTCATATTCAGCAACCTGGTTGCCTACCCCCAGCCCTGGAAGGACCCAGGCCTCTTGGCTCCTAGCTCACCAGTGTGCAGGGCAGTTCATGGGCTTCAGGGCGAGTGTGTCTGCAGGATGGCTAGTAGCGTGGTCACTCAGGGAGCTGGAGAGCCTGTCAGAGTCTGGGGGCTGCAGGGCAAACATATCCTCCTGATAATGCTCCCAGTGTCCTGACACCTCCCAGAGCTTcgtagaaaacagtatgggggttttCACCTCAGAAAAACCACGGCGGGTGTACTCGGCCTGGAGAGGAGGGCACAGGATATGGAAGGCAGAGTGACTGGGGGAGGACGGCACAAATATGGAaggcagagtgggggagaggcaggtgtGTGATCCTCTGGGGACCTCAGGTCAGGCTGATCTCGGCTACAACCTATTAAGTACCGTGTTCCCTCTCTACGCTCCCCACTCTGTGGACCACACATTCCTAAGACCTTGTTAAAGGCCACCAGCACCTTATAATGTTTATGTTCGTGCTTCTAATCCCGCTCTTCTAACACTTGGCTTCTGGGTCCCGATTTCCTCTCTGGTCGTCCCTCCTCTGGACTGGAGGCCCCCTTACCCTGATGAAAGCCACCAGTGCATTATACACCCTTGTCCCTCGAGGCAGGAAGAAACAGCTCCCGGGGCTCAGTTCATGGAAGAAGAAGAGCTCCTGTGCCTGAGTCAGGAATGGCAATGTCACTTGGAGAGAGAAGCAAGTACTTTGGAACCCAGAAGAAATAACTGATGGAGCTGCTCAATCTGCTGGATTCAGAATCTGCTCCCAGCTTCACAATTGGGTTCCTTCACGCACCCTCTCCTTCTccaatctctgtaccttcccaaTGCGCCGGTGGTCCCGTAACtccgcttcctccctcccttcttcccaggCTCTCAACTCCTCCATTGTGGGGAAGGAGATCCCTGACACTCGCTGCAGTGGCTCTGGGGCACCTGAAGACCTCCACAGGGATGACGAGTTCTATGGGAAAACAGAGGGAGTCAAAGGGAAGATGAGGGACTGCGGGCACCCAAGCTCTCCTTCGCTGATGCGCGTCTGATTCTGAGCACACGACACGCACCACAAGTGTCCCGTCTCAGCACTCACTCCATTTTCCACTGCCTCCACCAGCGTGATACCCCTCAGAACCCCTGCCATGTTTACAGCCTTAGACACACTGGATGCTTAATTCCCACTTGTATCCTGTTCAAGCCTAACCTTATCCTGCCAcctctttttctccccattctcCCACCAGTACATTCTCTCTGTACTTAgagccctccttccccacctctaaTCAATGACTACTCATGGGAGTAACCTTCAGCTCTGGTCAAATGtcagttgttgttgttcttgtttctATCTACCTGCTTATCAATCTCCACTATGCCCTATTCCTGGCCACATGAAATTCAAATGCTTCTGCCTACTCTTTCCTCAAACAATTTAACAAGAAACAGCCAGCGTTTTATATCACTTTCACCTGTGTTAATTGACTTTGTCTCTGTGACATGGATTTATTGGTAGGACAGGAATTAACAACagtcttattttatagatggggaaaatgggtaagGAGATTTACCCAAGGCCACATACTTTACctatggcagagccaggactaaGCACGGATGAGAGGTTTTTAGTCCAGGGCTTTTGGCTGCAcattcctgcctctcccctcgcTCCTTGCTCCCATTCCACCAAACAAATAACTCACCTGGCCCAGGCACAGGATTTTCATAAAAGTCATGCCTTAGAATACTCTCCCTGTACCTGCCCAGTGGGGTTCTACACACCCTCTCCACAGCAGCCTCCCCTATGTGACCCTGTCCAGACTGTTCTCAcactccctctccacctccctaGCACTGAGGTCCAACTACGGATTGTGAATTGGCTTCTGAGCCCCGGCAGGATGTCCAGCAGCTGCCATCACACTGGGAGTTTGTGGAAGGCAGGAACTAAGAAATCTTCCTCCTACTGGATTCCTCCCTTAGCTAtaagaggagagaaggggctgagagagcaTCTTCCTACTCCCCTGCTCATCCCAGTGAAAGCAGGAGTCTTAACCTAACCTTGCCCTCACAACTGACCGTCAGCAGCTTCAGTCCTCCAATTTGTCCAGTATGCCGAAGGTGGGGGCCCCGGCAGAGGTCTACCAGCATGCCACACCTGGGGGAAAGGAGGGAACACTTAGTGGTCTCCAAATTCTTGAGCTTCCGGTGTTCTCCTGGCCTCtagcagacagaaaaaaaatgtaagaactgTTCtacagagacagcaagagcaaTGGGAGATAAAAATAACTTCTTGTTCCCATTATTTTTCTGGAACAACAGACTACCTTCTACCTTCTTTCCCTCATCCCATTTCTGGCCTTCTTTTGTGTATACCTACCTCCCCGTTTCCCTCCATTTTGACAACGCTCACCCATATACTATTGCTGTTGGACCTGTCACTTTCTCCTCAATCAGGCGAAGCTTAAAGGGGTTATCCTGGAAGGGGAGAAGAGTGAGGATAAGTCTCTATTCCCATAAAGATGTTCTgggagaggggtgtctgggtggctcagtcagtcgagtgtccaacttcagctcaggtcatgatcttgtggttcgagagtttgagccccacgtcaggctctctgctgacagctcagagccaggagcctgcttcagattctgtgtctccctctctccgtctgcccctcccctctctctgcttgtgctctgtctctcgctctctcaaaaataaataaatattaaaaaaataaaagttaaaaagaaaaaaaagatgtcctgggagacaatcacccctcccccatgcttttGGATCGTCCTCCTAAATgtgtgcacccccaccccaccttgaaGAGCTGGCGAAGCTGATCCTGGGAAGCCTCTAGCCTCCGGAAGGGTTGAGCAGCAGCTGTAAGTTCCTGGCAAATCCGCTCCAAAGCAGGCAGCTCTGAGCCCCGGACTGTCCTGGAAAGGTGAGAACTGGTTGGCGTTCATCCTTTAAGAAGCATCACCTGGGTGCCACACCTGTTGGCTAGGGGGTGAAACCCTGCTCTCCACAGACATCTAGAATTATTGGTAAAGGCAGACAAActgacagaaaacataaataggaaATCAGGTATAAATTTTACAGTGGGAGCAAAAGCTCTATATGTTAAAGGTCGGATGCAGACAATATGGACAGACATAATTAAGGCAATAGTAATGAAggatgaagtaaaaaataaaagccaaagaatTCATAAAGACTAGAGAAGTTTCAATGAGAAttagacagaaaaggaaaagcatgGACTAGGGGAGAAATTGGCACCAATGTCACAGCAAAGGCCTGGAGAGGCCCTTCTCTAAACTTTCTCTTCCAAATTGAACATCCCTGACGCCCCAGAAGAGGATGCAGAAACCACCTGGGTGAAATGGTACAAACTCAGTATAAAATGAATTAGGTTTGAGAAGATAATGTAgaacatagtgactatagttgataattcTATACAGTATGaatgaaatttgctaagagtaaACCTTAAGCAATCACACACATGAAGTGAGGTGATGAATGTACTATTTAACTCAATCgtgggaatcctttcacaatgaatataaatatcaaattatcagcttgttcactttatttttttatttttaaaagtttatttaaggagcgcctgggtggctcagtcagttatgcatccaacttcagctcaggtcacgatcttgaggtctgtgggtttgagccctgcatcgggctctgtgctgaaagcttggaacctggaacctgtttcagattctgtctccctctctctctgcccctcctccactcatgctctgtctctgtctctctcaaaaataaacaaacattaaaaaaaaagtttaagtaattctctacaaccaacatggggcttgaattcacgaccctgagatgaagagtcgcacgctcttctgactgagccaagcGCCCCTCACGTTGTACACTTTTAATATATTACTTTGTCAATTAAATTCCAAAAACctgacaaatgaaataaaatatggttaAATATCTAAGAAACCACTCCAGAATCATTCTCCTCTTTGCTTGCACTACTCACCGTTCCTTTCCCAGGAAGAAATCATGGTAGAAGCCACATTCTGTACTTGGACCTCGGCAGAGGACAGCACCAAGGAGCTGTTCAGCTGCTGCTCCCAGGACATGGGTGCTGGAGTGCCAGAACACCTGGGTTCACAAGAAAGGAGTTCATAACCACcgcctttgtttttttattttattttttttcataacctCCTTCTTTAA
This Prionailurus viverrinus isolate Anna unplaced genomic scaffold, UM_Priviv_1.0 scaffold_50, whole genome shotgun sequence DNA region includes the following protein-coding sequences:
- the TARS2 gene encoding threonine--tRNA ligase, mitochondrial isoform X3; amino-acid sequence: MALCQRWRRLRLPGLQTCRLHTAAVPAPPQWLAERLGLFEELWTAQVKKLASVAQKEHQTIKISLPGGQRVDAVAWSTTPYQLAQQISSTLADTAVAAQVNGELYDLERPLETDSDLRFLTFSSAEGKAVFWHSSTHVLGAAAEQLLGAVLCRGPSTECGFYHDFFLGKERTVRGSELPALERICQELTAAAQPFRRLEASQDQLRQLFKDNPFKLRLIEEKVTGPTAIVYGCGMLVDLCRGPHLRHTGQIGGLKLLTNSSSLWRSSGAPEPLQRVSGISFPTMEELRAWEEGREEAELRDHRRIGKAQELFFFHELSPGSCFFLPRGTRVYNALVAFIRAEYTRRGFSEPPDSDRLSSSLSDHATSHPADTLALKPMNCPAHCLMFAHRPRSWRELPLRLADFGALHRAEASGSLGGLTRLRCFQQDDAHIFCAPDQLETEIQGCLDFLRSVYTVLGFSFRLALSTRPSSFLGEPCLWDQAEQVLQRALEEFGEPWELNPGDGAFYGPKIDVHLRDALGRPHQCGTIQLDFQLPLRFDLQYKGQAGAPERPVVIHRAVLGSVERMLGVLAESCGGKWPLWLSPFQVVVIPVGTEQEEYAREAQRRLQAAGLVCDLDADSGLTLSRRVRRAQLAHYNFQFVVGQKEQSKRTVNIRTRDNCQLGERDLTEAVQRLLELQNTRVPNAERVF
- the TARS2 gene encoding threonine--tRNA ligase, mitochondrial isoform X1 → MALCQRWRRLRLPGLQTCRLHTAAVPAPPQWLAERLGLFEELWTAQVKKLASVAQKEHQTIKISLPGGQRVDAVAWSTTPYQLAQQISSTLADTAVAAQVNGELYDLERPLETDSDLRFLTFSSAEGKAVFWHSSTHVLGAAAEQLLGAVLCRGPSTECGFYHDFFLGKERTVRGSELPALERICQELTAAAQPFRRLEASQDQLRQLFKDNPFKLRLIEEKVTGPTAIVYGCGMLVDLCRGPHLRHTGQIGGLKLLTNSSSLWRSSGAPEPLQRVSGISFPTMEELRAWEEGREEAELRDHRRIGKAQELFFFHELSPGSCFFLPRGTRVYNALVAFIRAEYTRRGFSEVKTPILFSTKLWEVSGHWEHYQEDMFALQPPDSDRLSSSLSDHATSHPADTLALKPMNCPAHCLMFAHRPRSWRELPLRLADFGALHRAEASGSLGGLTRLRCFQQDDAHIFCAPDQLETEIQGCLDFLRSVYTVLGFSFRLALSTRPSSFLGEPCLWDQAEQVLQRALEEFGEPWELNPGDGAFYGPKIDVHLRDALGRPHQCGTIQLDFQLPLRFDLQYKGQAGAPERPVVIHRAVLGSVERMLGVLAESCGGKWPLWLSPFQVVVIPVGTEQEEYAREAQRRLQAAGLVCDLDADSGLTLSRRVRRAQLAHYNFQFVVGQKEQSKRTVNIRTRDNCQLGERDLTEAVQRLLELQNTRVPNAERVF
- the TARS2 gene encoding threonine--tRNA ligase, mitochondrial isoform X2; the protein is MALCQRWRRLRLPGLQTCRLHTAAVPAPPQWLAERLGLFEELWTAQVKKLASVAQKEHQTIKISLPGGQRVDAVAWSTTPYQLAQQISSTLADTAVAAQVNGELYDLERPLETDSDLRFLTFSSAEGKAVFWHSSTHVLGAAAEQLLGAVLCRGPSTECGFYHDFFLGKERTVRGSELPALERICQELTAAAQPFRRLEASQDQLRQLFKVWHAGRPLPGPPPSAYWTNWRTEAADELVIPVEVFRCPRATAASVRDLLPHNGGVESLGRREGGSGVTGPPAHWEVTLPFLTQAQELFFFHELSPGSCFFLPRGTRVYNALVAFIRAEYTRRGFSEVKTPILFSTKLWEVSGHWEHYQEDMFALQPPDSDRLSSSLSDHATSHPADTLALKPMNCPAHCLMFAHRPRSWRELPLRLADFGALHRAEASGSLGGLTRLRCFQQDDAHIFCAPDQLETEIQGCLDFLRSVYTVLGFSFRLALSTRPSSFLGEPCLWDQAEQVLQRALEEFGEPWELNPGDGAFYGPKIDVHLRDALGRPHQCGTIQLDFQLPLRFDLQYKGQAGAPERPVVIHRAVLGSVERMLGVLAESCGGKWPLWLSPFQVVVIPVGTEQEEYAREAQRRLQAAGLVCDLDADSGLTLSRRVRRAQLAHYNFQFVVGQKEQSKRTVNIRTRDNCQLGERDLTEAVQRLLELQNTRVPNAERVF